Proteins co-encoded in one Bacillus infantis NRRL B-14911 genomic window:
- the cysK gene encoding cysteine synthase A yields MKVVDNLSDLIGDTPLVKLNRLAPENGAAIYAKLEFYNPSKSVKDRAAFNMIIKAEEEGRLKKGSTIIEPTSGNTGIGLAMNAAARGYKAILVMPDTMTLERINLLKAYGAEVVLTPGDEKMPGSIKKALELAEEIPDSFVPMQFDNEANPDAHRKSTALEIIDGMEQIGKPLSAFVATAGTGGTITGTGEVLKEKYPGLEVHVVEPKGSPVLSGGKPGKHKLVGTSPGFIPEILNQDVYDEIHQIKDEEAYDTTRRLAREEGILVGPSSGAACFAAIEVAKKLTPEDAVVFIVCDTGERYLSSDLFRFE; encoded by the coding sequence ATGAAGGTTGTAGACAACCTGTCTGACTTGATTGGCGACACGCCGCTCGTGAAGCTGAACAGGCTGGCCCCAGAGAATGGAGCAGCCATTTATGCAAAGCTCGAATTTTACAACCCGAGCAAAAGCGTCAAAGATCGGGCAGCTTTTAATATGATCATTAAAGCAGAGGAAGAAGGAAGGTTGAAAAAAGGGTCAACCATCATTGAGCCTACAAGCGGGAATACCGGGATCGGCCTTGCGATGAATGCTGCTGCACGCGGCTATAAGGCCATTCTTGTTATGCCTGACACAATGACACTTGAACGGATCAATCTGCTGAAAGCGTATGGGGCGGAAGTGGTCCTCACACCAGGTGATGAAAAGATGCCCGGATCAATCAAAAAAGCGCTGGAGCTTGCAGAGGAAATCCCGGACAGCTTTGTCCCGATGCAGTTTGATAATGAAGCAAATCCCGATGCCCACAGAAAATCAACCGCACTTGAAATTATTGATGGGATGGAACAGATTGGAAAGCCCCTGTCTGCTTTCGTCGCGACTGCAGGCACAGGCGGAACGATCACCGGAACCGGAGAGGTGCTGAAAGAGAAATATCCGGGTCTTGAGGTCCACGTTGTTGAACCGAAGGGCTCTCCAGTCCTTTCAGGAGGCAAGCCCGGCAAGCATAAGCTTGTAGGCACCAGCCCCGGTTTTATCCCTGAAATCCTTAATCAGGATGTTTATGATGAAATCCACCAGATCAAGGACGAAGAGGCTTATGACACAACAAGGAGGCTCGCCAGGGAGGAAGGCATCCTTGTCGGCCCTTCCTCAGGGGCAGCCTGCTTTGCGGCCATCGAAGTCGCCAAAAAGCTCACACCCGAAGATGCAGTCGTCTTCATTGTGTGTGATACAGGAGAAAGATACCTTTCCAGCGACCTGTTCCGTTTTGAGTAA